Proteins found in one Seonamhaeicola sp. S2-3 genomic segment:
- a CDS encoding TonB-dependent receptor: MRKHIKHILSVVIILNVTVSFSQDRNKDTINTGVIDVVKPYTPSISDAFKVKETPTIEDETTQNKKEVKYNIFSFPVASTFTPAKGKAAGIEKRKPIKLYDNYATLGVGTYTTILGEVYLNHAISRTESIGGYVSHNSSQGGIEDVSFDDNYSISKINVNYATTLRDLSWNVEAGYQHQMYNWYGVSESFVDTAIADNIDEEHTFNNAYFGGSINFEDTYINSGNFFFRRFGDNQGSGENRFLIDAKIDIPIDREEISTTFKFDYLKGTFDRSYEVDDEFNYGNFIVSAAPSYEMKQDDLTVNVGVTAAYLRDSESKESKFFIYPNVTATYRLVNDVLIAYGGVEGGLNQNSYYDFASENPFVSPTLFVIPTDQQYNAYIGLKGKLSSNTSYNVSGSYIADRNKALFKNNDITLMPAQAYSYGNSFGVVYDDVDTFGVAGEINVDVNRNFKLGIKAEYFSYNTDTETEAWNLPDFNGSLFLDYQIDEHWFTGANLFYVGERKDQYFLNDGITVTTPFTVVLDSYFDANAHVGYHINDQISVFAKVNNIANNAYQRWQNFPVQSIQFLAGATFKFDF, encoded by the coding sequence ATGCGTAAGCACATAAAACATATATTAAGTGTCGTTATCATTTTAAACGTAACTGTTTCATTTTCTCAAGACAGAAATAAAGACACTATTAATACCGGTGTAATAGATGTTGTTAAACCTTATACGCCATCAATTTCAGATGCCTTTAAGGTAAAAGAAACGCCTACAATAGAAGATGAAACTACCCAAAACAAAAAGGAAGTTAAGTATAATATATTTTCGTTTCCAGTAGCATCAACATTTACACCTGCAAAAGGAAAAGCAGCTGGGATTGAAAAAAGAAAACCAATAAAACTTTATGATAATTATGCCACTCTTGGTGTGGGTACTTATACCACTATTTTGGGAGAAGTTTACTTGAACCATGCCATAAGCAGAACCGAAAGTATAGGCGGATACGTAAGTCATAATTCATCACAGGGTGGTATAGAAGATGTGTCTTTTGATGATAATTATTCCATTTCAAAAATCAATGTAAATTATGCTACAACCTTACGTGACTTATCATGGAATGTAGAAGCAGGTTATCAGCATCAAATGTATAACTGGTATGGAGTTTCAGAATCTTTTGTAGATACCGCTATTGCCGATAATATTGATGAAGAACACACCTTTAATAACGCGTATTTTGGTGGTAGTATAAATTTTGAAGATACTTATATTAACTCCGGAAACTTCTTTTTTAGACGTTTTGGAGACAATCAGGGCTCTGGTGAAAATAGGTTTTTAATTGATGCTAAAATTGATATTCCTATTGATAGAGAAGAGATTTCAACCACCTTTAAATTTGATTATTTAAAAGGTACGTTTGATAGAAGTTATGAGGTTGATGACGAGTTTAATTATGGCAATTTTATTGTTAGTGCAGCACCTTCTTATGAAATGAAACAAGACGATTTAACCGTAAATGTTGGTGTAACGGCTGCTTATTTAAGAGATTCAGAATCTAAAGAAAGCAAGTTTTTTATCTACCCCAATGTAACAGCAACTTACAGATTGGTAAACGATGTGTTAATTGCTTATGGAGGTGTTGAAGGCGGACTTAACCAGAACTCTTATTACGATTTTGCTTCAGAAAATCCGTTTGTATCACCAACGTTGTTTGTAATACCTACAGACCAACAATACAATGCTTATATAGGTTTAAAAGGCAAACTATCTAGTAATACAAGTTATAATGTAAGTGGTAGTTATATTGCCGATAGAAATAAAGCCTTATTTAAGAATAATGATATTACCTTAATGCCAGCGCAAGCCTACTCATACGGAAATTCTTTTGGAGTTGTTTATGATGATGTAGATACCTTTGGAGTGGCAGGTGAAATTAATGTTGATGTAAACCGAAACTTTAAATTAGGCATAAAAGCAGAATATTTTAGCTATAATACTGATACTGAAACCGAAGCTTGGAATTTACCAGATTTTAATGGCTCTTTATTTTTAGATTACCAAATAGACGAACATTGGTTTACAGGTGCCAATTTGTTTTATGTAGGCGAAAGAAAAGACCAGTATTTTTTAAACGATGGTATAACAGTAACCACACCTTTTACGGTTGTTTTAGATAGTTATTTTGATGCTAATGCTCATGTGGGTTATCATATTAACGACCAAATTTCGGTGTTTGCAAAGGTCAATAATATAGCTAATAATGCCTACCAGCGTTGGCAAAATTTTCCCGTACAGAGTATTCAGTTTTTAGCAGGTGCTACCTTTAAGTTTGATTTTTAA
- a CDS encoding cell division ATP-binding protein FtsE: MSNTILQLKDASIYQGDSLVLSNVNVEINKGEFVYLIGKTGTGKSSFMKTLYGDLPLKEGDGHIVEYNLKHLKEKDIPFLRRKLGVVFQDFKLLTDRTINDNLLFVLKATGWKNKDEMNARVEEVLAKVDMKTKGFKFPHELSGGEQQRIAIARALLNNPELILADEPTGNLDPQTSVEVMKVLQDINKNGNTILMATHDYALLLKYPSKTLKCDDNKIYEVVQRKN; encoded by the coding sequence ATGTCAAATACTATTTTACAATTAAAAGACGCTTCTATTTATCAAGGAGACAGTCTGGTGCTCTCTAACGTTAATGTTGAAATTAACAAAGGTGAGTTTGTATATTTAATTGGTAAAACAGGCACAGGAAAAAGTAGTTTTATGAAAACACTTTATGGTGATTTACCTTTAAAAGAAGGCGATGGCCATATTGTTGAATATAATTTAAAACATTTAAAAGAAAAGGACATTCCGTTTTTAAGACGAAAACTTGGTGTTGTTTTTCAAGACTTTAAATTACTTACAGATAGAACCATAAATGATAATTTATTATTTGTTTTAAAAGCCACTGGTTGGAAAAATAAAGACGAAATGAATGCCAGAGTTGAAGAGGTTTTAGCAAAGGTAGATATGAAAACAAAAGGCTTTAAATTTCCGCATGAGCTTTCTGGTGGCGAACAACAACGTATTGCTATTGCAAGAGCCTTACTTAACAACCCAGAACTAATTTTAGCCGATGAGCCTACTGGTAATTTAGACCCACAAACCAGTGTTGAAGTAATGAAAGTCCTGCAAGATATTAACAAAAATGGCAATACTATTTTAATGGCTACACATGATTATGCTTTACTTTTAAAATACCCAAGTAAAACACTAAAATGTGATGACAACAAAATTTATGAAGTGGTGCAAAGGAAGAATTAG
- a CDS encoding glycosyltransferase codes for MQKKKLKIAIVAYNLEVGGLTKVITTLYNLLNSIDGVSVELLFLDNNEGVDSNISYKSFNSTSQKGRFFQKYLKYIRFKKYLKSTEFDFIIDQRYRVNVVSEILITKYIYTKEKVIYNIHSSQLKTYLPYSVRITKFLYKDAYKIVCCSKAIKDLVKNKYGLSNVTCIYNSLDLNSFTEQKNIALGYKYIVAVGRIEPVKQFDKLIKAYANSILPNKNIKLVIVGNGSQLDTCKRISKKLNLTKKVVFTGVVSKPALYMVNAEFLILCSKYEGFGMVLLESLACSTPVVSFDVVAGPNEIIIPNVNGVLVENQDFESLTRVMNKMIEDDEFLKNCKKEARNSIIRFSNDEIKKTWLELLKITE; via the coding sequence TTGCAAAAGAAAAAACTAAAAATAGCAATTGTTGCTTATAATTTAGAAGTAGGAGGCTTAACAAAGGTAATAACTACTTTGTATAATTTACTTAATAGTATAGATGGGGTTAGTGTAGAATTACTGTTTTTAGATAATAATGAAGGTGTTGATTCTAATATTTCCTATAAAAGCTTTAATAGCACATCACAAAAAGGGCGTTTTTTTCAAAAATATCTTAAGTACATTCGTTTTAAAAAATATTTAAAAAGTACAGAATTCGATTTTATAATAGATCAGCGTTATAGAGTAAATGTGGTTTCAGAAATACTTATTACAAAGTATATTTATACAAAAGAAAAAGTTATATATAATATTCATAGTTCGCAATTAAAAACTTACTTGCCTTATTCTGTTAGGATAACAAAGTTTTTATACAAAGACGCTTATAAAATTGTTTGTTGTTCTAAAGCAATTAAAGATTTAGTAAAAAATAAATATGGATTATCTAATGTAACATGTATTTATAATTCTTTAGACTTAAATAGTTTTACAGAACAAAAAAACATTGCATTAGGTTATAAATATATAGTAGCTGTAGGCCGTATAGAACCAGTAAAACAGTTTGATAAACTAATAAAGGCATATGCAAATTCAATATTACCAAATAAAAATATCAAACTTGTTATAGTGGGTAACGGTTCACAGCTAGATACTTGTAAAAGAATTTCTAAAAAATTAAACTTAACCAAAAAAGTTGTTTTTACTGGTGTTGTTTCAAAACCTGCTCTTTATATGGTTAATGCTGAGTTTTTAATTTTATGTAGTAAATATGAAGGTTTTGGAATGGTGCTTTTAGAATCGTTGGCTTGTTCAACACCGGTAGTTAGTTTTGATGTAGTTGCAGGACCTAATGAAATTATCATTCCAAATGTTAATGGGGTTTTAGTTGAAAACCAAGATTTTGAATCTTTGACTAGAGTAATGAATAAAATGATAGAAGACGATGAATTTTTAAAAAACTGTAAAAAAGAAGCAAGAAATAGTATTATAAGGTTTTCAAACGATGAAATTAAAAAAACTTGGTTAGAATTATTAAAAATTACTGAATAA
- a CDS encoding FdtA/QdtA family cupin domain-containing protein yields MMIGKKIQIQKIEDYRGNLSVIEKEILPFEFKRVYYLYDVPAGAERGGHAHIEQKEFLVALSGSFEVVLNNAKAQETVVLNKPFEGLLIDKGIWRELKNFSSGAVCLVIASDVFKEEDYIRDFNDYKNYLRSFNDKL; encoded by the coding sequence ATGATGATAGGTAAAAAAATACAAATACAAAAAATTGAAGACTACAGAGGGAACCTATCTGTTATAGAAAAAGAAATTTTACCATTTGAATTTAAGCGTGTTTATTATTTATACGATGTTCCTGCTGGGGCAGAACGTGGCGGGCATGCACATATTGAACAAAAAGAATTTTTGGTTGCTTTATCAGGAAGCTTTGAAGTTGTTTTAAACAATGCAAAAGCACAAGAAACAGTAGTTTTAAATAAACCGTTTGAAGGGTTGTTAATAGATAAAGGAATATGGAGAGAATTAAAAAACTTTTCTTCAGGTGCTGTTTGTTTGGTTATAGCATCAGATGTGTTTAAAGAAGAGGATTATATTAGAGATTTTAATGATTATAAAAATTACTTAAGAAGTTTTAATGATAAATTGTAA
- a CDS encoding tetratricopeptide repeat protein, with translation MTKKSIITLLVAIGFSLHLLAQQSAVYTNNKVDYQKALSLYNNQQYLAAQSLFASVKKTAKEDILQSDCAYYIANCAVRLNQQNADRLVEDFVKEYPTSTKRNTAYVDVADYYFENSKYAYARKWYNKVNEDALGKTEKEKFYFNNGYSAFTTKQYSDAKKYLSKVESSQEYGSQAKYYIGYMAYEGDDYDEANEYFDQVSDQERYKEKLSYYQADLNFKLGNFEKAIELAKERLPNSDEQEVSELSKIIGESYFNLEEYEAAIPYLKAYKGKKGKRERTAKWNNTDFYQLGYAYYKQGDYEKAISEFNKIIGGNNAIAQNAYYHLGESYIHLGKKQEALNAFRYASQMDFDLKIQEDAWLNYAKISYEIGNPYQSAPQVLAGYLEKYPETSYKEEIETLLIDSYITSKNYKEALKLLEGKKSFESKVAYQKVAFYRGVELYNENQYLEAKKLFEASLKEPRDDNYTARATFWKAEADYNLTNFDDALIGFKQFEQMIVSAPETENLDYNLAYTYFKLKNYAKASEYFNKFISNKKDDKVRLNDAYLRLGDVNFVTSNYGNAIKAYNNAIKLNEIESDYPAFQKAISVGYLGQSSKKIKELEQFISDYQSSKLRDDAMYELGNSYVKANNTSKALQIYDRLNAEYKMSSFVPKSLLRQGLVYYNANENEQALTKFKKVASTYPGTPEAVQAVSTAKLIYIDLGRVDDYANWVRTLDYVEVTDSELDNASYTAAEKQYLDGNTDRAIKQFNSYIHEFPNGLHLLQAHFYLGQLYYKKGLVANAAPHYKYIVETSQSEYTEEALSRLSQYYLEEKNWEQAIPILQRLENEANYPQNVVFAQSNLMKANYQLENYEKAVSYAEKVLASSKIDNKIKSDAYIIIARSAIKTGNEDKAKSAYAQVEKVATGETAAEALYYNAYFKNKEGNYQASNNSVQKLAKDFSGYKYYSAKGLVIMAKNFYALDDAFQATYILESVIENFEEFEDVVNEAKEELSKIKTEEAKTNSSIQPE, from the coding sequence ATGACTAAAAAAAGTATTATTACCCTTTTAGTAGCTATCGGTTTTAGTCTTCACCTTTTAGCTCAACAATCAGCTGTATATACCAATAACAAAGTAGATTACCAAAAAGCACTTTCGTTATACAACAATCAGCAATATTTAGCAGCACAATCTTTGTTTGCAAGTGTGAAAAAAACAGCCAAAGAAGACATTTTACAATCAGACTGTGCTTATTACATTGCAAATTGTGCGGTTAGATTAAATCAACAAAATGCAGACCGACTTGTTGAGGATTTTGTAAAAGAATATCCTACTAGTACAAAACGCAATACTGCTTATGTAGATGTAGCCGATTATTATTTTGAAAACTCAAAATATGCCTATGCCAGAAAGTGGTATAACAAGGTAAATGAAGATGCTTTGGGTAAAACCGAAAAAGAAAAATTTTACTTTAATAATGGGTATTCTGCCTTTACAACCAAGCAATATAGTGATGCTAAAAAATATTTATCTAAGGTAGAAAGTTCTCAAGAATATGGTTCGCAAGCTAAATATTACATTGGTTATATGGCTTATGAAGGTGATGATTATGATGAAGCCAACGAGTATTTTGACCAAGTGAGTGACCAAGAACGTTACAAAGAAAAACTATCATATTACCAAGCCGATTTAAATTTTAAACTAGGCAATTTTGAAAAAGCTATAGAACTAGCAAAAGAAAGATTACCAAATAGTGATGAACAAGAAGTCTCTGAACTATCAAAAATAATAGGAGAAAGCTACTTTAATTTAGAAGAATATGAAGCAGCTATTCCGTATTTAAAGGCTTATAAAGGTAAAAAAGGAAAAAGAGAACGCACTGCAAAATGGAATAACACAGATTTTTACCAATTAGGGTACGCTTATTACAAGCAAGGTGATTATGAAAAAGCCATTTCTGAGTTTAATAAAATAATTGGCGGTAACAACGCTATTGCGCAAAATGCGTATTATCATTTGGGTGAAAGTTATATTCATTTGGGTAAAAAACAAGAAGCTTTGAATGCTTTTAGGTATGCCTCTCAAATGGATTTCGATTTAAAAATACAAGAAGACGCTTGGTTAAATTATGCTAAAATTAGTTATGAAATAGGAAACCCTTACCAATCGGCTCCACAAGTTTTGGCTGGTTATTTAGAAAAATATCCAGAAACAAGCTATAAAGAAGAAATTGAAACCTTGTTAATAGATTCTTATATAACTTCTAAAAATTACAAGGAAGCACTTAAGTTATTAGAAGGGAAAAAGAGTTTTGAAAGCAAGGTAGCATACCAAAAAGTAGCATTTTACAGAGGTGTAGAGTTATATAATGAAAATCAATATTTAGAAGCCAAAAAGTTATTTGAAGCCTCTTTAAAAGAACCTAGAGATGATAATTATACTGCTAGGGCTACATTTTGGAAAGCAGAGGCAGATTATAATTTAACCAATTTTGATGATGCGCTTATTGGGTTTAAACAGTTTGAACAAATGATTGTAAGTGCCCCAGAAACCGAGAATTTAGACTATAATTTGGCTTACACATATTTCAAATTAAAAAACTATGCTAAAGCTAGCGAGTATTTTAACAAATTCATTTCTAATAAAAAAGACGATAAGGTAAGACTAAACGATGCCTATTTACGTTTAGGCGATGTTAATTTTGTTACCAGTAATTACGGTAATGCAATAAAAGCTTATAATAACGCCATTAAGTTAAACGAAATAGAATCAGATTATCCAGCGTTTCAAAAAGCAATTAGTGTTGGGTACTTAGGGCAATCTTCAAAAAAAATTAAAGAATTAGAGCAATTTATTTCAGACTATCAATCGTCTAAACTTCGTGATGATGCCATGTACGAATTGGGTAATTCTTATGTAAAGGCAAACAACACTTCAAAAGCACTTCAAATTTACGACCGCTTAAATGCAGAGTACAAAATGAGTTCTTTTGTGCCAAAATCTTTACTTCGTCAGGGACTTGTGTATTATAATGCAAATGAAAATGAACAAGCTTTAACCAAGTTTAAAAAAGTGGCAAGTACTTATCCAGGAACTCCAGAGGCAGTTCAAGCAGTTTCAACAGCTAAATTAATTTATATAGATTTAGGTAGAGTAGATGATTATGCCAATTGGGTACGAACCTTAGATTATGTTGAAGTAACCGATTCTGAGTTAGATAATGCCTCATACACAGCTGCAGAAAAGCAGTATTTAGATGGTAATACAGACAGAGCTATTAAACAGTTTAATAGCTATATACATGAATTTCCTAACGGATTACACCTTTTACAAGCACACTTTTACCTAGGGCAATTGTATTACAAAAAAGGATTGGTTGCCAATGCTGCACCACATTATAAATACATAGTTGAGACTTCGCAAAGCGAATACACAGAAGAAGCTTTATCGCGTTTATCTCAATATTATTTAGAAGAAAAAAATTGGGAACAAGCCATTCCTATATTACAAAGGTTAGAAAATGAAGCCAATTATCCGCAAAATGTAGTGTTTGCACAGTCAAACCTAATGAAAGCAAACTACCAGTTAGAAAATTATGAAAAAGCAGTTTCATACGCCGAAAAAGTGTTGGCAAGCTCTAAAATTGATAATAAAATTAAGAGTGATGCTTACATTATTATAGCGCGTTCTGCTATTAAAACGGGTAATGAAGACAAAGCAAAATCTGCTTATGCTCAAGTTGAAAAAGTAGCAACTGGAGAAACCGCTGCCGAGGCCTTATATTACAATGCTTACTTTAAAAATAAAGAAGGTAACTATCAAGCATCAAACAATTCGGTTCAAAAATTAGCAAAAGATTTCTCTGGGTATAAATATTACAGTGCTAAAGGATTAGTAATTATGGCAAAGAATTTTTATGCTTTAGATGATGCTTTTCAAGCTACATACATTTTAGAAAGTGTTATAGAAAACTTTGAAGAGTTTGAAGATGTGGTGAATGAAGCCAAAGAGGAGTTAAGTAAAATTAAAACCGAAGAAGCTAAAACTAATTCATCAATACAGCCAGAGTAA
- a CDS encoding glycosyltransferase family 2 protein: MTPFFSVVIPLYNKENFIEDTVNSVLNQSFKDFEVIIVNDGSTDESVLKANRFKDQRICVYNQENAGASAARNKGIALAKGSLIAFLDADDLWLPNHLKILKNLYNDFPNCGLYCSRYKTKISRNKIIKNDLTNCVEDNYKGIVADFFKASLKNRIAHTSALAIPKHILSKYGVFDVNISSGQDLDLWIRIAAHCNVAISNEITSIYRFEILESLSKTNILSKKLIDFKKFESLEKTNKSLKIFLDHYRLEYAIHYRVFGSISKSEELLKEITSDIHLKSKILLKLPPKLLQTLLKVKHYLRKKGIDFTIYH, translated from the coding sequence ATGACTCCGTTTTTCTCTGTAGTAATTCCTTTGTATAATAAAGAAAATTTTATTGAAGACACCGTAAATAGTGTTTTAAATCAGTCTTTTAAAGATTTTGAAGTTATTATTGTAAATGATGGATCTACAGATGAGAGTGTTTTAAAAGCAAACAGATTTAAAGATCAAAGAATTTGTGTTTACAATCAAGAAAATGCTGGTGCCTCTGCAGCTAGAAACAAAGGCATTGCATTAGCTAAAGGCTCTTTAATAGCTTTTCTAGATGCTGATGATTTATGGTTACCCAATCATTTAAAAATTCTTAAAAATCTTTATAACGATTTCCCAAATTGTGGTCTTTATTGTAGTAGGTATAAAACTAAAATTTCTAGAAACAAAATTATTAAAAATGATTTAACTAACTGTGTTGAAGATAATTACAAAGGCATTGTTGCAGATTTTTTTAAAGCCAGTTTAAAAAATAGAATAGCCCATACTTCTGCCCTTGCTATTCCAAAACATATTTTATCTAAATATGGGGTGTTTGATGTTAATATTTCTAGCGGACAAGATTTAGATTTATGGATTAGAATTGCTGCGCATTGCAATGTGGCAATATCAAATGAAATCACCTCTATTTATAGATTTGAAATTCTTGAATCGCTTTCTAAAACAAACATTCTATCAAAAAAACTAATTGATTTTAAAAAATTTGAATCACTAGAAAAAACTAATAAAAGTTTAAAAATATTTCTAGATCATTACCGCTTAGAATACGCTATACATTACAGAGTATTTGGTAGTATTTCAAAATCTGAGGAATTACTTAAAGAAATAACATCTGATATTCATTTAAAATCAAAAATCTTATTAAAACTTCCTCCTAAATTATTACAAACATTACTAAAAGTAAAACACTATTTAAGGAAAAAAGGCATTGATTTTACAATTTATCATTAA